A genomic region of Manihot esculenta cultivar AM560-2 chromosome 15, M.esculenta_v8, whole genome shotgun sequence contains the following coding sequences:
- the LOC110601938 gene encoding putative clathrin assembly protein At2g01600 — protein sequence MGTLQTWRKAYGALKDTTKVGLAHVNSDYAELDVAIVKATNHVECPPKERHLRKILVATSAIRPRADVAYCIHALSRRLAKTHNWTVALKTLIVIHRLLREGDPTFREELLNFSQRGRILQLSNFKDDSSPIAWDCSAWVRTYALFLEERLECFRILKYDIEAERIPRPAQGQDKGYSRTRELDSEELLEQLPALQQLLYRLVGCRPEGAAVANYVIQYALALVLKESFKIYCAINDGIINLVDKFFEMPRHEAFTALDVYKRAGQQAISLSDFYDVCKGLELARNFQFPVLREPPQSFLSTMEEYIREAPRVVSVPSEPLLQLTYRPEEGPDESEDAKLPSDEPEPVPSDEVAVSSIDNASPAPPRPPQNNMDTGDLLGLSYEAPDASDIEERNALALAIVPTEQDAAPTFNSGAGQAKDFDPTGWELALVSTPSSDISAANERQLAGGLDSLTLNSLYDEAAYRAAQRPVYGAPAPNPFEVQDPFAMSNSIAPPSAVQMAAMGQQPPNPFGPFQPTYPQPMQQQHLMMSPANPFGDTGLGTFPVNPVTHPTNPFGGSGIL from the exons atgGGAACGCTTCAGACTTGGAGAAAAGCCTATGGCGCTCTCAAAGACACCACCAAAGTCGGACTAGCTCATGTCAATAGCGATTATGCG GAATTGGATGTCGCCATAGTCAAAGCTACCAACCACGTTGAGTGTCCACCCAAAGAGAGGCACCTTAGAA AAATCTTGGTTGCCACGTCAGCCATTCGGCCTCGTGCTGATGTTGCTTATTGCATTCATGCTCTTTCCCGCCGATTGGCCAAGACCCATAATTGGACG GTTGCATTGAAAACATTGATTGTCATCCATAGATTATTAAGAGAGGGTGATCCTACTTTCAGAGAAGAACTACTTAATTTCTCACAGAGGGGACGcattctccaactttccaatttCAAGGATGATTCAAGCCCTATTG CTTGGGATTGCTCTGCCTGGGTACGTACATATGCTCTATTTTTGGAGGAGCGGCTTGAATGCTTTAGAATTCTGAAGTATGACATTGAAGCTGAGCGTATTCCAAGACCTGCCCAAGGGCAGGATAAG GGCTACAGCAGAACCAGGGAATTGGATAGTGAAGAACTGTTGGAACAGTTGCCTGCATTGCAGCAGCTGTTGTATCGTCTTGTTGGTTGCAGG CCAGAAGGTGCAGCTGTTGCCAATTATGTTATACAGTACGCTCTGGCTCTG GTGTTGAAAGAGAGCTTTAAAATATACTGTGCTATTAATGATGGAATTATCAATCTTGTGGATaag TTCTTTGAGATGCCAAGACATGAAGCTTTCACTGCCCTTGATGTCTACAAACGAGCTGGCCAGCAG GCTATTAGTCTTTCCGATTTCTATGACGTCTGCAAAGGATTGGAACTTGCTAGGAACTTCCAATTTCCTGTTCTGAGAGAA CCTCCGCAATCCTTTCTTTCTACCATGGAAGAGTATATAAGAGAGGCACCTAGAGTTGTCTCTGTTCCAAGTGAGCCACTG CTCCAATTAACGTACAGACCAGAAGAGGGTCCTGATGAATCTGAAGACGCCAAATTACCAAGTGATGAACCTGAGCCAGTGCCTTCAGATGAAGTTGCTGTCTCCAGCATTGACAATGCTTCTCCAGCTCCTCCCAGACCTCCTCAGAACAACATGGACACTGGAGACTTGCTG GGATTGAGTTATGAAGCACCTGATGCATCAGACATTGAAGAAAGAAATGCTTTGGCTCTGGCTATAGTTCCAACTGAACAAG ATGCTGCACCAACATTTAATTCTGGGGCTGGTCAAGCAAAAGATTTTGACCCTACTGGATGGGAACTTGCCCTGGTTAGCACTCCGAGCAGTGACATCTCTGCAGCTAACGAGCGGCAGTTG GCTGGTGGATTGGACTCGCTCACTTTGAACAGTTTGTATGACGAAGCAGCATATAGAGCTGCACAGCGGCCTGTTTATGGGGCACCAGCTCCAAATCCATTTGAGGTACAAGATCCATTCGCCATGTCAAACAGCATTGCTCCTCCTTCTGCGGTTCAGATGGCAGCAATGGGTCAACAGCCTCCCAATCCGTTTGGTCCATTCCAACCTACCTATCCACAGCCAATGCAGCAGCAACATTTGATGATGAGCCCTGCAAATCCTTTTGGTGATACTGGGTTGGGGACATTTCCTGTGAATCCTGTTACTCATCCTACCAATCCATTTGGAGGCTCAGGCATTTTGTAA